In a genomic window of Allomeiothermus silvanus DSM 9946:
- a CDS encoding TetR/AcrR family transcriptional regulator → MGRSKHLQTRQALLEQATQYVLEHGLQDLSLRPLAQALGTNARMLIYHFGSREHLVAEVLTLAVSRQQAAMQALATEQRFASLGELLGAFWERLTAPQSRAFLRLLFEVDVLGFSGHPVYAGFSKAALEGWVGLIESLLERILGQGDHRSLATNIVASFNGLVLDLLATKDEARVNRAFQAFVKTLALSSR, encoded by the coding sequence GGCCGTAGCAAGCACCTCCAGACCCGGCAAGCGCTGCTCGAGCAAGCTACCCAGTATGTGCTCGAGCATGGACTACAAGACCTCTCCCTGCGCCCTTTGGCTCAGGCTTTAGGTACCAATGCCCGGATGCTGATCTACCACTTTGGCTCGCGGGAGCATCTAGTCGCCGAGGTACTTACCCTGGCTGTATCCCGCCAGCAAGCAGCTATGCAAGCCCTGGCGACAGAGCAACGCTTTGCAAGCCTGGGGGAATTGCTTGGAGCTTTCTGGGAGCGCTTGACCGCCCCCCAATCCCGGGCTTTTTTGCGTCTGTTGTTTGAGGTAGACGTGTTGGGATTCTCAGGTCATCCGGTGTATGCGGGTTTTTCCAAGGCCGCACTGGAGGGCTGGGTAGGGTTGATCGAAAGCCTGCTCGAGCGAATCCTGGGGCAAGGTGATCACCGGAGTCTAGCCACCAACATCGTCGCGAGCTTTAACGGGCTAGTCCTCGATCTGCTGGCGACGAAAGATGAAGCTCGCGTAAATCGGGCTTTCCAAGCTTTTGTGAAGACACTCGCGTTGTCCAGCAGATGA
- a CDS encoding phosphohydrolase: MQERVVLVSSPKTKLYLEADQSIREALKGYPRALQAYEILYNDSEAKAHWDMANYITMRKLGYNDHGRVHAMLTGAASVAILSLIAKSGAKLDVVESGAGNLEDTFLVVLLSTMLHDIGNQVHRVAHEGFSVMLAIPIVDRILGQIYSDPEQRVKLRSFILHGINCHDLSPEPLTVEGGITAVADGTDITKGRGRKAFALGSVDIHSISALAVDEVHILKGERTPVEIQVYMNNSAGIFQVEETLTKKVLRSPIRHLVSVVAMTLEGSDSDQRIIKRVRLHGTEDRFILD, from the coding sequence GTGCAAGAACGCGTAGTTTTAGTTTCAAGCCCCAAAACCAAGCTCTACCTCGAGGCGGACCAGTCCATTCGCGAAGCGCTCAAAGGGTACCCCCGTGCCCTCCAGGCTTATGAGATCCTCTACAACGACTCCGAAGCCAAAGCCCACTGGGACATGGCGAACTACATCACCATGCGCAAGCTGGGCTATAACGACCACGGGCGGGTTCACGCTATGCTCACCGGAGCTGCCAGTGTGGCGATCCTCTCGCTCATCGCCAAGTCGGGGGCCAAGCTCGATGTGGTGGAGAGTGGGGCGGGGAACCTCGAGGATACCTTCTTGGTAGTTCTCCTCTCGACCATGCTCCACGATATCGGCAACCAGGTGCATCGGGTAGCCCATGAGGGGTTCAGTGTGATGCTGGCCATCCCTATCGTGGATCGCATCCTGGGGCAGATCTACTCCGATCCCGAACAGCGGGTCAAGCTACGCTCGTTTATCCTGCACGGTATCAACTGCCACGACCTCTCTCCCGAACCCCTTACCGTAGAAGGCGGCATTACCGCAGTGGCCGACGGCACCGACATCACCAAGGGGCGTGGGCGCAAGGCTTTCGCGTTGGGCTCAGTGGATATCCACTCGATCAGCGCGCTGGCGGTGGACGAGGTGCATATCCTCAAGGGGGAGCGCACCCCAGTGGAGATCCAGGTGTACATGAACAACTCCGCGGGAATTTTCCAGGTCGAGGAAACCCTCACCAAAAAGGTTTTGCGTAGCCCAATTCGCCATTTGGTGAGCGTGGTAGCGATGACCCTCGAGGGCTCCGATAGCGACCAACGCATTATCAAGCGAGTACGGCTGCACGGCACCGAAGACCGCTTCATCCTGGACTGA